A stretch of DNA from Rhizobacter sp.:
CGACGTGGAGCCCATCCGCGAAGCGGTGGCCGCCATGAAGCTCGGCCGCGCAAAGGATGCGCTGGCCCTGCACGAAGCAGAACGCTGGCGTGTGGAGCTGCTGGCCAGCGACGACGCCCTCACCCGCTGGATGGCCGAGCATGCCGGCACCGACCTGCAGCAGCTGCGCAGCCTCATCCGCGCCGCCCGCAAGGACGCCGCGGCCACGCCCGAGCAGCGCAACGGCCGTGCCTATCGCGAGCTGTTCCAGTTCATCAAGGAACATTCCCTCGGCCATGAGTGAGGCAGCCGCGTCGTTCGACAAGGTCCGCATCGGGCTGGTCTCGATCAGCGACCGTGCTTCCACCGGCGTCTATGAAGACAAGGGCATCCCCGCGCTCAAGGATTGGCTGACACGCGCACTGCGCAACCCGGTCGAATGGGAGACGCGGCTCATCCCCGACGAGCAGGCCACCATCAGCGCCACGCTGATCGAGCTGGTCGACAGCGCGAAGTGCGACCTCGTGCTCACCACCGGCGGCACCGGCCCCTCGCCGCGCGACGTGACGCCCGAAGCCACCCTCGCCGTGGCCCACAAAGAGATGCCAGGCTTCGGCGAGCAGATGCGCCAGATCAGCCTGCGCTTCGTGCCCACCGCCATCCTCTCGCGCCAGGTGGCGGTGATCCGCGGCCAGGCACTCATCGTCAACCTGCCTGGCCAGCCCAAGTCGATCGCCGAGACGCTGGAGGGACTGCCGCTTGCCACACCTCCAGTGCACGGCATCTTTGCCGCGGTGCCGTATTGCATCGACCTCATCGGCGGCCCCTACATCGAGACAGACGACGCCGTCTGCAAAGCCTTCAGACCCAAATCCGCGCAGCGGCCTCCGCCGCGCAGCTGAGGGAACCAGAGCCTGAACACAGGCCACCCCAGAGACGACAGACCAACAGGAGACAGCATGAGCGCACAGCCCGCCCGCGACAGCGGCGAACGGCACATGGTCGCCATGTATTCCGTGCTCAGCGCCACCAACGAGGCGCTGCTGTACGCCAAGACGCCCACCGAGCTGTTCCAGCGGGTGTGCGATGCCGCGGTCGACGGGCATCAGTTCCTCACCGCGGCCGTCACCACGCCGGACGCCGACACCGCCTGGCTGCGCGTCGAAGCCGCATCGGGCATCGCCGCCTCGCAGCTGCGCGAGTCGCGCATCTCGGTCGACGCCAACACCGCCGAAGGCCGCGGCCTGGTCGGCGAGGCCTACCGGGGCACCAAGCCCGCCATCAGCAACCAGTTCATGCAGGACCCGCGCACCGGGCCCTGGCACGCACAAGCCAGCCGGGCCGGCGTGGCGTCGGGCGCGGCCATCCCGATCGTGCGCGGCGGCAAGGCCTATGGCGTCATGCTCTTCTACGCGCGCGAGGTCGAGGCCTTCGGCGCCAGCATCGTGGCACTGCTCGAGCGCATGGCGCGCAACATCGTCTTCGCCCTCGACAACTTCGAGCGCGAAGCCGAGCGCCAGCATGCCGAGGCAGCCCTGCGCCGCAGCGAAGACAAGTTCCGCAACATCCTCGAAAGCCTGGACGACGCCTACTACGAGGTCGACCTGAAGGGCCGCCCGATCTACCTCAACGGCGCCTACGCCCGGATGCTGGGCTACGACCACCACCACGTGGCCGAGCGCGACTACCGCAGCCGCCAGACGCCTGAGATGACGCAGGTCGTGTTCAACGCCTTCAACGAGGTCTTCCGCACCGGCGTGTCGAAGAAGTCGCAGATGTGGGAATACCTGCACCGCGACGGCAGCGTGATCCAGGTCGAAGGCTCGGTGCTGCTGGTCAAAGACGAAGACGGCAAGCCAGTGGGCTTTCGCGGCATCCTGCGCGATGTGACCGAGCGCCGCCGCATGGACCAGGCGCTGCGCGAGAGCGAGGCGCGTTTCCGCGCCATGACCAACCTGTCGTCCGACTGGTACTGGGAGACCGACCCCGAGACCCGCTTCACCCGGCTCGAAAGCCGCGAGACCGGCCTGCGCCAGAGCCGCAACCCGCTCATCGGGCGCGCCATCTGGGAAAGCACCATGCAGGCGCACCTGCCCGGCGGGTGGGACGACTTCCGCGCGCTGCTGGCCGACCGCCAGTCCTTCCGCGACATCGTCATGCAGCGCATGGCCCCAAACAAGTCGCCCTACTACATCAGCATGAGTGGCGAGCCGATGTTCGACACCTCGGGCGCCTTCATCGGCTACCGCGGCATCTCGCGCGAGATCACCGAGCAGAAAGTGGCCGAAGAGCACATCCACCACATGGCGCGGCACGACAGCCTGACCGGCCTGCCCAACCGCCTGCTCTTCAGCAGCCTGCTCAACGCCGCCTTCAAGACCGCCGAGCGCTACAAGCGCACCTTCGCGGTCATGTTCATCGACCTCGACCGCTTCAAGTTCATCAACGACACGTTGGGCCACGAGGCCGGCGACACGCTGCTGAAGGAGATCACCGCCCGTTTCAAGCAGGCCCTGCGCGCGAGCGATGTGCTCGCACGCCTGGGCGGCGACGAGTTCGTGGTGCTCGTGCAGGAGGTGCCCGACCGCGAGCACGCGGCTGCGGTGGCGCGCAAGCTGCTCTCGGCGGCCATCAAGCCGATCGAACTCATGGGCCAGGAATGCCGCGTCACCGCGAGCATCGGCATCTCGCTCTTCCCCGGCGACGGCCAGGACGAGCAGGCGCTGATGAAAAACGCCGACAGCGCGATGTACCACGCCAAGGAAGAAGGCAAGAACAACTTCCAGTTCTATTCGAGCGAGATCAGCACTCAGACCCGCGAGCGCCTCACGCTCGAAGCCAACCTGCGCCGCGCGCTCGAGCGCCAGGAGTTCTCGCTCGCCTACCAGGCCAAGGTCGACCTGAAGAGCGGGCGCATCACCGGCGTGGAAGCCCTGCTGCGCTGGCACAACGAGGAGCTGGGCACGGTGTCGCCGGCCACCTTCATCCCCGTCGCCGAAGAGACCGGCCTCATCGTGCACATCGGCCGCTGGGTGATGAAGACCGCCTGCCTGCAAAACGTGGCCTGGCAGAAGCAGGGCCTGCCGCCGATCAACATGGCGGTGAACCTCTCGGTGCGCCAGTTCGCCGACGAGCACCTGCTCGACGACGTGACGGCCATCCTGCAGGAGACCGGCATGAACCCGGCCCTGCTCGAGCTCGAGATCACCGAGGGCATGATCGTCCACAACGTCGACCGCGCCATCAAGCTGCTCACCGCCATCAAGCAGCTCGGCGTGCGACTGGCCATCGACGACTTTGGCACCGGGTACTCATCACTCGGCCAGCTGAAGAACTTCCCGATCGACACGCTCAAGGTCGACCGCTCGTTCATCCGCGACCTCGCCACCGACTCCGAAGACAAGGCCATCACCAGCGCCATCATCGCGATGGGCAAGACGCTGTCGCTCACGGTGGTCGCCGAAGGCGTGGAGACGGCCGAGCAGCAGACCTTCCTGCGAGAGCAGGCCTGCGACGAGATGCAGGGCTACTACTTCAGCAAGCCGGTTGCGCCGGACGAGTTCGCGGCGCTGCTCGGCAAAGAGAAGGCTACTTGACGAGCTGACTGAGCCGGTCGGCGTCGAAGTCTTCCTTCGTCGCCGCATCGCTCGGCACGCAGTCGCCCTTCTGCATCGGCGCGATCTTCTCGATGGCCGCCCACAGCAGCGCGATCTGGTGCGCATTGCCGGCGGCGTTGTCGATCAGGCCCTTCATCGCCTGCGACATCGGGTCGTCGCTCTCGGTGATGCCGTAGGCCGAGAAGCCCATGCGGGCGGCGGCTTCCTCGCGCTTGGCGTCGACGTCTTTGTGGATGATGCGCGCCGGGTTGCCCACGGCTGTGGCACCGGGGGGCACCTCTTTCAGCACGACCGCGTTGGAGCCGACACGCGCACCATCGTGCACCGTGAAGCCACCCAGCACCTGTGAATTGGCCCCCACGATCACACCCTTGCCGAGCGTCGGGTGGCGCTTGGCACCGCGCGTGAGCGAGGTGCCGCCGAGCGTCACGCCCTGGTAGATGGTGCAGTCGTCGCCGATCTCGGCTGTCTCGCCCACCACCACGCCCATGCCGTGGTCGATGAAGACCCGCCGACCGACTTTCGCCGCGGGGTGGATTTCGATGCCGGTGAACCAGCGCGCCAGCTGGGAGATGAAACGCCCGCCCCACTTCCAGCCGCGCACCCAGCACGCATTCGCCCAGCGGTGCATCACCAGCGCATGCAGGCCGGGGTAACAGGTGAGCACGGTGAAGGCCGAATGCGCGGCCGGGTCGCGCTCCAGGATGCAGTGGACGTCTTCTCGAATGCGCTCGAACATGGCGAGGCAGTTTAGCGACGGACTTCCAAGCCTGCTCGGCTCGGGTTGTCAGGGCTTGCGGCCGCCCTGCATCGCGCGGGCGATGCCGCGCAGGATGTGGATCTCTTCCGCCGTCAGCTCGGCGCGGTTGAAAAGCTGGTTCAGGCGAGGCATCAGCTTCTTCGGCGCGGCCGGGTCGAGGAAGCCGACGTCGGTCAGCGCCTGTTTCCAGTGGTCGAGCAGGCCCTGCACATCGCTCGCGGTGGCTGGTGCCGCCGCCGGCGTGCGGGCTGCGACCTCGAAGCCACCGAGCGCCTGCCGCCAGTCGTAGGCGATGAGCTGCACCGCCTGCGCGAGGTTGAGCGAGCCGTAGTCGGGGTGCGTGGGGATGCTCAGGCAGGCATGGCAGCGGTACACGTCGTCGTTGCCCATGCCATAACGCTCGGAGCCGAAGACGAAGGCCACGCGGTGGTCGGTCTTGGCCAAGGTCGTGAAGAGTTCACGCGGTGCGTGGGTCGGCGGGCCGAAATCGCGCGGCGTCATGGCGGTGGCGCAGGCATAACTCACGCCGTCGAGCGCTTCGGTCAGCGTGCCCACCACGCGGGCGCGCACGAGGATGTCGGCCGCGCCGCTGGCCATCGCGACCGTCTCTTCCTGCACCAGCACGTCGGCAAACCGTGGTGCCACGAGCACCAGATCGCTGAAGCCCATCACCTTCATCGCCCGTGCCGCCGCACCCACATTGCCCGGATGGCTGGTGTTGATGAGGACGAAACGTGTGTCGTTCATGGGCTCGCGCTTAAAATTCGATTATCCGTGCCGCTCTCTTCGCGAGATCCGCGCACCCCGCTCTTTCCACACCGCCATCCGCCTCTTTCCTTTTCCTTTGCAGGACGCCCCATGTCGCAAGCGCTTCACCCCATGCTCAACGTCGCCATCAAGGCGGCCCGTACCGCGGGGACCATCATCAACCGCGCTTCGCTCGATCTCGACATCCTGAAGGTGACCACCAAGTCAGCCAACGACTTCGTGACCGAGGTGGACCATCGCTGTGAAGAAGCCATCATCGAGACCCTGCTCGCCGCCTACCCCGGCCACGGCATCCTGGCCGAAGAGTCGGGCCGCACGCATGGCGCGAAGAGCAGCGAATACGTCTGGATCATCGACCCGCTCGACGGCACCACCAACTTCATCCACGGCCTGCCGTTCTATGCGGTCTCGATCGCCCTCGCCTTCCGCGACCAGATCCAGCAGGCCGTGGTCTACGACCCGACGCGCAACGACCTCTTCTATGCCTCGAAGGGCCGCGGCGCCTTCCTGAACGACAAGCGCCTGCGCGTCTCGAAGCGCACGCGCCTGTCCGACTCGCTGGTCGGCACCGGCTTTCCCTTCCGCAAGGGTGACAACTTCCAGCGCTACCTGAAGATGTTTGCCGAGGTGATGACCTCCTGCGCCGGCGTGCGCCGCCCGGGCGCTGCGGCGCTCGACCTCTGCTACGTGGCCGCAGGCCACTACGACGCCTTCTTCGAGACCGGACTCAACCCCTGGGACATCGCCGCCGCCTCGCTCATCATCACCGAGGCCGGTGGCCTGATCGGCAACTTCACCGGCGAGGCCGACTTCATGTATCAGCGCGAGGTGGTGGCCGGCAACCCGAAGATCTATGCGCAGATGGTGAACATCCTCGCGCCCTTCACCCGCGTCATCAAGGATGCACCGGCGGCCGGCGTCGCCCCCGCCGACGCCGCCCCGACGGCAGAAGACGTCTTCATCGCCAGCGCCACGGCTGCACCAGCCGTACCCGCCGAAGCGCCGAAGAAGAAGGTGGCCGTGCGCATCCGCAAGGCCGACCTCGACAAGTCTTAAGCGTCGTTCAACTCGCGCCAGCGCGCCGCCGCCTGGCCGCGCGTGTCGACGCCGAGCTTGCCGAGGATGTTGGCCACGTGCCGCTTCACGGTGTGCGGGCTCAGGTCGAAGGCGCGGGCGATGAGCTTGTTGCTGTCGCCGGCGGCGATGCGCGCGAGCACCTCGGTTTCGCGCTCGCTCAGCCCCGCGGTGCCCGCGGGCCGAGCGCTCGGCATCGCCACCACCGGCGCCTGCAGGCCCAGCACCGACGACAAGTGCGCAAGCAGCGCCTGGTCGGCCGCCGGCAGGCGCGCGCCCCAGGGCGCCGACTGCAGCCGCGCCAGCACCTGCGGGCCGGCGAACAAGGCCCCGCCGATCTCGCGCCGGTCGCGCACCTCGTCGAACCAGTTTTGCAGCGTGATCGCGGCGAGGTCGAGCCGGCCCTGTTGCACGTGCACGTCGGCCAGCAGCAAGCGCGCCTGCGTGGCGGGGTAGAAAAGCGAACGGTTCACGTCATCGGCCAGCGGCTGCAGCAGCACGCGTGCGTCGTCGAGACGGCCATCGGCCAGCGCGACCAGCGCCTGGCCGAAGGCACGGTTGGCCGGCGCGGCGGGCCATTCGTAGGCATTGCCAGCGCGCTGCAGCTCGGCGTCGACACGGCGCAGCGCCTCGTCGTCGCGCAGGATCCAGCAGGCGCGAAGGTGCACGAAGAGCACCTCCGATTCGTGCACCTGCCGGTGGCTCAGCGGGCTGTGCAGGCGCAGGTCGTCGACCATCTCGCGGCCCACCGCGTGGCAGGCCTCGCGCTCGCCGCGCAGCGCGAGCCACAGCGTGCGCGCTAGGCGCAGCTCGGTGGCGAGGATGCGCGGCATGCCGAGCCAGTGGCTGTCTTCCTCGCAACGCTGCAGCCATTGCCCGGCGTCGTCGAGCTGGGCCGCGCCGAGCGCCAGCCAGGCACGGATGTTGGCCACGCCGGCGCGCAGCTGCGTGGGCGCATCGCCGCACACGCGCATCGCGCTGTGGGCAAAGCGATCGAGCAGCGGTTGCATGCCCGGTAGGCCGACGAACACGCAGTGCGCGGGGAACTGCATCCACAGCATCGGCACCGGCACACGCTCCAGCGAGGCCAGCATCTCGGCAAACATGGGCGCGACCCGCTCGGTGCGCGCGGCCACGAATTCGTCCCACGCGCTGCTGTAGTAGACGAAGGCGCGAGCCGCATCGTCGAGCGGCATCGCGCGCAGCGCCGTGAGTTCACGGGTCGACTCGGCCAGGCGGCCGGCGTGCCAGAGCCCCGAGCAGACGTTGGCCCGCGTGAGCACCGCGTCGCGCTGGCGGCCCATGCGGGCAAAGCCCTCGGCGGCCTGCTGCATCGCGACGAGCAGCGTCGACCAGTCGAAATGCGGCCAGGCGGCCAGGCCCTTCACCAGCTGCAGGTCGGGCCGGCGCGCGAGTTCTTCTTCCGGGAAGAGCGTCAGCAGTTGCTCCAGCGTCGCACCGGCGCCAACGCCCAGCTGTTCCTGCGCACGCTTGGCGAGCACGGCTGTCGCTTCATCCCAGGCACCGGCGCGTGCCAGGTAGCCCACCGCCCGCGACAGGTCGGGCTCGTGCTCGGCCGCGCGGCGCAAAAGGCGTGGCAGCTCGTCGGGGAAGTCGCGCTGGAGCCGGTCTTCCAGGAAATCGCGGAAGAGATCGTGCAGGCGCAGCGTGAACTCGTCGGCCTCCATGACGCTCGCGAAGAGGCCGCGGCGCTCGATGTCTTCGAGCAGCCGCGCGGCATGCGGCGTCTCGGCCACATGGCCGCAGCGCGCCACCGTGAGCTCGGGCAGCACCGAGCAACGCAGCAGGAAGTCGCGCAGCTCGGCGGGCAGCTCGTCGAGCACCTCGGTGGCCAGGTAGTCGAAGAGGTGGCGTTGCGTGGGAACGCTCGCCCTCGCCGTGCCCGGCCGAGCCGCCAGGCTGAGGCGAAGGCCTGCGGCCCAGCCGTCGGTGCGCTCCATCAGCTCTCGGGGGCTGGTGCAGGCGCTGCTGCCGGCATTGAGGTCGAGCAAGGCGCTGACCTCGGCTTCGTTGAACCGCAGGTCGAACTGCCGGAACTCGGCCAGCTCACCTTGCGCACGCAGCCGCGCGAGTGAAAGCACCGGCTCCACCCGGCTCGCCACCACCAGGCCCCAGCGCGGCGGCAGCCGCTCGACCAGCGCCTGCAGCAGCTCGAAGATGCGCGGGTCGCTGAGCCGGTGGGCGTCGTCGAGCACGATGAGCCCGCGCCAGACCTCGGTGCCGGCGAGTGCGTTGGCCAGCTCGGTGGCCACGTCGCGCAAGCCGTGTTCGGCCTGCGCCAGGAGGGCCAGCGCTTCGGGTGACACGCGCCACGGCAGGTCATAAGGTTCGAGTGCGGTCGCCAGGCACGCCAGGAAGCGCGGCAGCTGGTCGTCCTCGTCGACCGAGACCCAGGCCAGCGCGAGCCCTTCGGGCCCCTCGGGCAGCAGGCGGATCTGCCGTCCGAGCGCCGAGGTCTTGCCGTA
This window harbors:
- a CDS encoding RNA methyltransferase, encoding MNDTRFVLINTSHPGNVGAAARAMKVMGFSDLVLVAPRFADVLVQEETVAMASGAADILVRARVVGTLTEALDGVSYACATAMTPRDFGPPTHAPRELFTTLAKTDHRVAFVFGSERYGMGNDDVYRCHACLSIPTHPDYGSLNLAQAVQLIAYDWRQALGGFEVAARTPAAAPATASDVQGLLDHWKQALTDVGFLDPAAPKKLMPRLNQLFNRAELTAEEIHILRGIARAMQGGRKP
- a CDS encoding inositol monophosphatase; the protein is MSQALHPMLNVAIKAARTAGTIINRASLDLDILKVTTKSANDFVTEVDHRCEEAIIETLLAAYPGHGILAEESGRTHGAKSSEYVWIIDPLDGTTNFIHGLPFYAVSIALAFRDQIQQAVVYDPTRNDLFYASKGRGAFLNDKRLRVSKRTRLSDSLVGTGFPFRKGDNFQRYLKMFAEVMTSCAGVRRPGAAALDLCYVAAGHYDAFFETGLNPWDIAAASLIITEAGGLIGNFTGEADFMYQREVVAGNPKIYAQMVNILAPFTRVIKDAPAAGVAPADAAPTAEDVFIASATAAPAVPAEAPKKKVAVRIRKADLDKS
- a CDS encoding transcriptional regulator, translated to MPASAAVLAPSFALAKIQPPRPRAGLVARPQLEEALGRALMEQRLTLLVAPAGYGKTSALGRQIRLLPEGPEGLALAWVSVDEDDQLPRFLACLATALEPYDLPWRVSPEALALLAQAEHGLRDVATELANALAGTEVWRGLIVLDDAHRLSDPRIFELLQALVERLPPRWGLVVASRVEPVLSLARLRAQGELAEFRQFDLRFNEAEVSALLDLNAGSSACTSPRELMERTDGWAAGLRLSLAARPGTARASVPTQRHLFDYLATEVLDELPAELRDFLLRCSVLPELTVARCGHVAETPHAARLLEDIERRGLFASVMEADEFTLRLHDLFRDFLEDRLQRDFPDELPRLLRRAAEHEPDLSRAVGYLARAGAWDEATAVLAKRAQEQLGVGAGATLEQLLTLFPEEELARRPDLQLVKGLAAWPHFDWSTLLVAMQQAAEGFARMGRQRDAVLTRANVCSGLWHAGRLAESTRELTALRAMPLDDAARAFVYYSSAWDEFVAARTERVAPMFAEMLASLERVPVPMLWMQFPAHCVFVGLPGMQPLLDRFAHSAMRVCGDAPTQLRAGVANIRAWLALGAAQLDDAGQWLQRCEEDSHWLGMPRILATELRLARTLWLALRGEREACHAVGREMVDDLRLHSPLSHRQVHESEVLFVHLRACWILRDDEALRRVDAELQRAGNAYEWPAAPANRAFGQALVALADGRLDDARVLLQPLADDVNRSLFYPATQARLLLADVHVQQGRLDLAAITLQNWFDEVRDRREIGGALFAGPQVLARLQSAPWGARLPAADQALLAHLSSVLGLQAPVVAMPSARPAGTAGLSERETEVLARIAAGDSNKLIARAFDLSPHTVKRHVANILGKLGVDTRGQAAARWRELNDA
- a CDS encoding DUF615 domain-containing protein, giving the protein MRSPSADDGHADDHGAPEFDRPSKTQLKKEMHELQDLGEALVGLPDDRVVDLPISESLRDAVAEYKRTKSFEGKRRQMQYIGKLMRKNDVEPIREAVAAMKLGRAKDALALHEAERWRVELLASDDALTRWMAEHAGTDLQQLRSLIRAARKDAAATPEQRNGRAYRELFQFIKEHSLGHE
- a CDS encoding EAL domain-containing protein — encoded protein: MSAQPARDSGERHMVAMYSVLSATNEALLYAKTPTELFQRVCDAAVDGHQFLTAAVTTPDADTAWLRVEAASGIAASQLRESRISVDANTAEGRGLVGEAYRGTKPAISNQFMQDPRTGPWHAQASRAGVASGAAIPIVRGGKAYGVMLFYAREVEAFGASIVALLERMARNIVFALDNFEREAERQHAEAALRRSEDKFRNILESLDDAYYEVDLKGRPIYLNGAYARMLGYDHHHVAERDYRSRQTPEMTQVVFNAFNEVFRTGVSKKSQMWEYLHRDGSVIQVEGSVLLVKDEDGKPVGFRGILRDVTERRRMDQALRESEARFRAMTNLSSDWYWETDPETRFTRLESRETGLRQSRNPLIGRAIWESTMQAHLPGGWDDFRALLADRQSFRDIVMQRMAPNKSPYYISMSGEPMFDTSGAFIGYRGISREITEQKVAEEHIHHMARHDSLTGLPNRLLFSSLLNAAFKTAERYKRTFAVMFIDLDRFKFINDTLGHEAGDTLLKEITARFKQALRASDVLARLGGDEFVVLVQEVPDREHAAAVARKLLSAAIKPIELMGQECRVTASIGISLFPGDGQDEQALMKNADSAMYHAKEEGKNNFQFYSSEISTQTRERLTLEANLRRALERQEFSLAYQAKVDLKSGRITGVEALLRWHNEELGTVSPATFIPVAEETGLIVHIGRWVMKTACLQNVAWQKQGLPPINMAVNLSVRQFADEHLLDDVTAILQETGMNPALLELEITEGMIVHNVDRAIKLLTAIKQLGVRLAIDDFGTGYSSLGQLKNFPIDTLKVDRSFIRDLATDSEDKAITSAIIAMGKTLSLTVVAEGVETAEQQTFLREQACDEMQGYYFSKPVAPDEFAALLGKEKAT
- the cysE gene encoding serine O-acetyltransferase, whose amino-acid sequence is MFERIREDVHCILERDPAAHSAFTVLTCYPGLHALVMHRWANACWVRGWKWGGRFISQLARWFTGIEIHPAAKVGRRVFIDHGMGVVVGETAEIGDDCTIYQGVTLGGTSLTRGAKRHPTLGKGVIVGANSQVLGGFTVHDGARVGSNAVVLKEVPPGATAVGNPARIIHKDVDAKREEAAARMGFSAYGITESDDPMSQAMKGLIDNAAGNAHQIALLWAAIEKIAPMQKGDCVPSDAATKEDFDADRLSQLVK
- the mog gene encoding molybdopterin adenylyltransferase; the encoded protein is MSEAAASFDKVRIGLVSISDRASTGVYEDKGIPALKDWLTRALRNPVEWETRLIPDEQATISATLIELVDSAKCDLVLTTGGTGPSPRDVTPEATLAVAHKEMPGFGEQMRQISLRFVPTAILSRQVAVIRGQALIVNLPGQPKSIAETLEGLPLATPPVHGIFAAVPYCIDLIGGPYIETDDAVCKAFRPKSAQRPPPRS